One Sphingomonas sp. SUN039 genomic window carries:
- a CDS encoding PilZ domain-containing protein yields the protein MRVQPPPPLNGRVADRKSVVIAAHLREFGGSRMDVDVHDLSLTGFRTDCIFKVAVGARVYLTLPSFSAMEAIVAWRDNSGFGCKFVQPLHSAVFDMIARRHPGF from the coding sequence ATGCGGGTACAGCCCCCTCCCCCCCTCAACGGGCGCGTGGCGGATCGAAAGTCCGTTGTCATCGCCGCACACCTCCGCGAGTTCGGCGGGTCCCGGATGGATGTCGATGTCCACGATCTATCGCTGACCGGGTTTCGTACCGACTGCATCTTTAAGGTAGCGGTCGGCGCCCGCGTTTATCTGACCCTGCCGAGTTTTTCCGCAATGGAAGCCATCGTCGCCTGGCGCGACAATAGCGGGTTCGGTTGCAAGTTCGTCCAGCCGCTGCACTCCGCCGTGTTCGATATGATTGCGCGACGTCATCCCGGCTTCTGA
- a CDS encoding DoxX family protein: MRDVIPASEPRRAREPVRTVARIVLALAYLVAGIAHVATPGGFVRITPGWVPFAHDVVVATGVCEITGALALLFVPKLHKAAGIAFAAYAICVFPANINHAVNNIALGGTTLSWWYHGPRLALQPVIVWWGLWAAGATDWPFRKSAG; encoded by the coding sequence TTGCGCGACGTCATCCCGGCTTCTGAACCCCGACGTGCCCGCGAGCCGGTCCGCACCGTGGCGCGGATCGTGCTGGCGCTGGCCTATCTAGTCGCCGGGATCGCGCATGTTGCGACCCCAGGCGGATTCGTGCGGATCACGCCGGGCTGGGTACCATTCGCTCATGACGTCGTTGTGGCAACGGGAGTCTGCGAGATCACGGGCGCACTCGCACTGCTGTTCGTGCCGAAGTTGCACAAAGCTGCGGGCATCGCCTTTGCCGCCTATGCGATCTGCGTGTTTCCGGCCAATATCAACCATGCGGTCAACAATATCGCGCTGGGCGGGACGACATTGAGCTGGTGGTACCACGGCCCGCGCCTGGCGCTGCAGCCGGTAATTGTATGGTGGGGCCTGTGGGCCGCCGGCGCGACCGACTGGCCGTTTCGGAAAAGCGCCGGATAA
- a CDS encoding SWIB/MDM2 domain-containing protein, which produces MADKKPNALMTPVKVSGDLAAITGQGPMPRSQITSKVWEYIKKHNLQDAKDKRTINPDALLGKVIGTAPISMFKMTAAVSKHIG; this is translated from the coding sequence ATGGCTGACAAGAAACCCAATGCGCTGATGACGCCGGTCAAGGTCTCGGGGGATCTCGCCGCGATCACCGGCCAGGGTCCGATGCCGCGCAGCCAGATCACGTCGAAGGTCTGGGAATATATCAAGAAGCACAACCTGCAGGATGCCAAGGACAAGCGCACGATCAATCCCGATGCGCTGCTCGGCAAGGTCATCGGCACCGCGCCGATTTCGATGTTCAAGATGACGGCTGCGGTCAGCAAGCACATCGGCTGA
- a CDS encoding alkylphosphonate utilization protein, translating to MAEGDYVYDEASGEWVAPGEIATATPGDTVEVRDAVGNLLADGDQVTLIKDLTVKGAGQTLKRGTLIKSIRLTGDAQEIDCRYEGIKGLVLRAEFVRKR from the coding sequence ATGGCCGAGGGCGATTACGTCTATGACGAAGCGAGCGGCGAGTGGGTCGCGCCGGGCGAAATCGCGACCGCGACGCCCGGCGACACGGTCGAAGTCCGCGACGCGGTTGGCAATCTGCTGGCCGACGGCGACCAGGTAACGCTGATCAAGGATCTGACCGTGAAGGGTGCAGGCCAGACGCTCAAGCGGGGAACGCTCATCAAATCGATCCGGCTTACCGGCGACGCGCAAGAGATCGACTGCCGGTACGAAGGGATTAAGGGGCTGGTCCTGCGCGCCGAATTCGTCCGCAAACGATGA
- a CDS encoding lysophospholipid acyltransferase family protein, translating to MSRVEAVDEAPGLAARLLRRLLVMLYRRGGWTSVGTVPEPQRFVLIAVPHTSNWDFPNFLGVTHALGIRTHFIAKSSLFRWPMGGFMRQVGGVRLDRATAKDTVQQMVDEFARRDDFVLTIAPEGTRGAVGKWRSGFYQIALGAGVPIVCGFMDYPTRTSGLGPVIVPTGDYEADMAPAFAFYRNITGKHPARNIAV from the coding sequence ATGAGCCGTGTCGAAGCCGTGGACGAGGCACCGGGCCTTGCCGCACGGTTGCTCCGGCGCTTGCTGGTTATGCTCTACCGGCGCGGCGGCTGGACGTCGGTCGGGACTGTACCCGAACCGCAGCGTTTCGTCCTGATTGCGGTACCGCACACCAGCAACTGGGACTTTCCCAATTTCCTCGGCGTTACGCACGCGCTTGGAATTCGCACCCATTTCATCGCCAAATCATCGCTGTTCCGCTGGCCGATGGGCGGGTTCATGCGCCAGGTCGGCGGTGTCCGGCTCGACCGTGCAACAGCCAAGGACACCGTCCAGCAGATGGTCGACGAGTTCGCGCGCCGTGACGATTTCGTGCTGACAATTGCCCCGGAGGGGACGCGCGGCGCAGTCGGCAAATGGCGGAGCGGCTTCTACCAGATTGCGCTGGGTGCAGGCGTGCCCATCGTCTGCGGCTTCATGGATTATCCGACGCGCACTTCGGGGCTGGGACCGGTGATTGTACCGACCGGCGATTACGAGGCCGACATGGCCCCCGCCTTCGCCTTTTACCGCAACATCACCGGCAAGCACCCCGCGCGCAATATCGCCGTCTGA
- a CDS encoding GNAT family N-acetyltransferase yields MTNALSLIEFTDALAADFHRINAEWIEAMFVMEPTDRDILENPRARIVDAGGTILFVEARGSGIIGTCALKKTGEAAFELTKMGVTDAARGKKAGEFLLVHAIARAKEMGARELYLLTSHKCEAAIHLYEKLGFVHDAGVMAKYGATYDRCDVAMGYPL; encoded by the coding sequence ATGACTAACGCGCTTTCGCTGATCGAGTTCACTGACGCCCTCGCTGCCGATTTCCACCGGATCAACGCTGAATGGATAGAGGCCATGTTTGTGATGGAGCCGACCGACCGCGATATCCTCGAAAATCCGCGCGCGCGTATCGTCGATGCGGGCGGGACGATCCTGTTCGTGGAAGCCCGAGGCAGCGGCATTATCGGCACCTGCGCGCTCAAAAAAACCGGCGAAGCGGCCTTTGAACTCACCAAAATGGGCGTGACCGACGCGGCGCGCGGCAAAAAGGCGGGCGAATTCCTGCTCGTCCACGCCATTGCGCGGGCCAAGGAGATGGGCGCGCGCGAACTGTATCTGCTGACCAGCCACAAATGCGAAGCCGCAATCCACCTCTATGAAAAACTCGGCTTCGTCCACGACGCAGGCGTGATGGCGAAATACGGCGCGACCTACGACCGTTGCGATGTCGCCATGGGCTATCCGCTCTGA
- a CDS encoding diguanylate cyclase: protein MADDAETQRSGFARLASLAAPFPEGAPSAIRNDLIRLQYERLHGLTPLLHLTIAANTLAMAVAVMGDLPLWQQLTPPGIILVSAIVHLIRWRRRTSDLSIPEIWGKLGRAVPLAGGLGLVAGLWGVSAFVETERFYCVVAPVFVALVALVSANCLTSVPRAAIAAMAGALGPLVVKMLLFPNLGIRSMAVMLVLIGLLQGRLVLTKFAETVKMLTLQHEIALLAGTDALTGLKNRRAFAACLEELLAAGTPVTVAMIDLDGFKAANDGHGHQAGDTVLAEVAQRTTMVAGSATCIARLGGDEFALIFDGQVDPTQVTAEIDAVRAVIALPYAVGEAIVTVSASIGVASGPADGSGVSALMQVADRALYRDKRDRRSKRRRAA, encoded by the coding sequence GTGGCGGACGACGCGGAGACACAGCGCAGCGGATTTGCCCGGCTCGCCAGTCTCGCCGCGCCCTTCCCGGAAGGCGCGCCGTCCGCCATCCGGAACGACCTGATCCGCCTCCAGTACGAACGGCTGCACGGGCTTACCCCGCTGCTTCACCTGACGATTGCTGCCAATACCTTGGCAATGGCGGTCGCGGTGATGGGCGATTTGCCGTTGTGGCAGCAACTGACCCCGCCCGGCATCATATTGGTCAGTGCGATCGTCCACTTGATCCGCTGGCGACGGCGTACGAGCGACCTGTCTATTCCGGAGATCTGGGGAAAGCTCGGCCGCGCGGTGCCGCTGGCGGGCGGCCTCGGACTGGTCGCGGGGCTGTGGGGGGTCAGTGCCTTTGTCGAGACCGAACGCTTTTACTGCGTGGTCGCGCCGGTGTTCGTCGCACTGGTGGCACTGGTCAGTGCCAATTGCCTGACCAGCGTGCCACGCGCGGCGATTGCGGCAATGGCCGGAGCGCTGGGTCCGCTGGTCGTCAAGATGCTGCTGTTCCCCAATCTCGGCATCCGGTCGATGGCGGTTATGCTGGTTCTGATCGGGCTGCTCCAGGGGCGTCTCGTCCTTACCAAATTCGCCGAGACGGTGAAAATGCTGACATTGCAGCATGAGATCGCTCTACTGGCCGGGACCGACGCGCTGACCGGCCTCAAGAATCGCCGTGCTTTCGCTGCGTGTCTCGAGGAGCTGCTTGCAGCCGGAACGCCCGTCACGGTCGCGATGATCGACCTCGACGGATTCAAGGCGGCGAACGATGGCCATGGCCATCAGGCAGGCGACACGGTGCTGGCCGAGGTCGCCCAACGCACGACAATGGTGGCGGGCAGCGCGACGTGCATCGCCCGGCTGGGTGGCGACGAATTCGCGCTGATCTTCGACGGGCAGGTCGATCCGACCCAAGTCACCGCCGAGATCGACGCCGTACGCGCGGTCATCGCTCTGCCCTATGCGGTGGGCGAAGCAATCGTCACAGTTTCGGCAAGTATCGGCGTTGCCAGCGGCCCCGCCGACGGGTCCGGTGTTTCTGCCTTGATGCAAGTCGCCGACCGCGCGCTCTACCGCGACAAGCGCGATCGGCGCAGCAAGCGGCGGCGCGCGGCTTAA
- a CDS encoding UbiH/UbiF/VisC/COQ6 family ubiquinone biosynthesis hydroxylase, with protein sequence MERSDTMILGGGLVGLTTALALDAHGISSVVIDPAPPATTLAPTFDGRASAIASASWNMLEAIGIADALRPHGCPIRRIEVRDGPQRDALDFTPDEGALGTMVENRVLRKTLHEAASKAANVMLKIPNRAVAVTRDTGGAVVTLDDGSLYRADLLIAAEGRNSPTRTAAGIRVARWQYDHSAIISAFDHNIPHDNVAHEIFYPDGPFALLPMLPGNRSALVWTVAAKDAAGVMALSDSAFAAEAAKRAGGLLGDLSSAAPRSTYPLGFHHAARITDARLALVGDAAHGIHPIAGQGLNLGFRDVAALVEVLVDGTRTGMDLGDAMLLERYQRWRSLDTLMVATATDTLTRLFGIPGKTASKVRRFGLGAVQRIAPLKAMFMAEARGETGKLPKLLAGMTV encoded by the coding sequence ATGGAACGCAGCGACACGATGATCCTTGGCGGCGGGCTTGTCGGCCTGACCACCGCACTTGCGCTCGACGCGCACGGTATTTCTTCCGTAGTGATCGACCCAGCACCCCCTGCGACGACCCTTGCCCCGACCTTCGACGGACGCGCGTCCGCGATTGCGAGCGCGAGCTGGAACATGCTCGAGGCAATCGGCATTGCCGATGCGCTGCGCCCGCATGGCTGCCCGATCCGGCGCATCGAAGTGCGCGACGGGCCGCAACGCGACGCGCTCGACTTCACGCCCGATGAGGGCGCGCTCGGGACGATGGTCGAAAACCGTGTGCTTCGCAAAACGCTGCACGAAGCCGCCAGCAAGGCGGCGAACGTTATGCTGAAAATTCCGAACCGCGCCGTAGCCGTTACACGCGATACCGGCGGCGCGGTCGTCACGCTCGACGACGGCAGCCTCTATCGCGCGGACCTGTTGATCGCCGCCGAGGGGCGCAATTCGCCGACACGAACCGCAGCGGGCATTCGCGTCGCACGCTGGCAGTACGACCATAGCGCGATCATCTCCGCGTTCGACCACAACATTCCGCACGACAATGTCGCGCACGAGATTTTCTATCCCGATGGCCCGTTTGCGCTGCTGCCGATGCTCCCGGGCAACCGGTCGGCGCTGGTGTGGACGGTGGCCGCAAAGGATGCGGCGGGCGTGATGGCGCTCAGCGATTCGGCCTTTGCGGCAGAGGCCGCCAAGCGCGCGGGCGGGTTGCTCGGCGACCTGTCGTCTGCTGCGCCGCGCTCGACCTATCCGTTGGGCTTCCACCACGCCGCGCGGATCACCGACGCCCGCCTCGCGCTGGTCGGCGATGCCGCGCACGGTATTCATCCGATTGCCGGACAGGGGCTGAACCTGGGTTTCCGCGATGTGGCCGCGCTGGTCGAGGTGCTGGTCGACGGCACGCGGACGGGGATGGATCTGGGCGACGCGATGCTGCTCGAGCGCTACCAGCGCTGGCGCAGTCTCGACACGCTGATGGTCGCGACCGCAACCGACACGCTGACCCGCCTGTTCGGCATCCCCGGCAAGACCGCGAGCAAGGTTCGTCGTTTCGGACTGGGCGCGGTGCAGCGGATCGCGCCGCTGAAAGCAATGTTCATGGCTGAGGCGCGCGGTGAGACAGGGAAATTGCCGAAATTGCTGGCGGGGATGACAGTCTGA
- a CDS encoding LON peptidase substrate-binding domain-containing protein, producing the protein MTVSTSGSETTTRLSIFPLAGALLFPGMQLPLHIFEPRYRALVSDAMARDRRIGLIQPKPPTVRAEVELPQLFDMGCVGKIAHVEAMDDGRYNIVLEGLARFRLVRELDVTTPFRQVEAVLEEVHDDAPLAGVQRADLEGESRRFAEAQGYAVDWEAVGRLDDEALVNGIAQIAPFDAAAKQALLEAPNLAMRADLIVQLMRFFGRHDGEERVTLQ; encoded by the coding sequence ATGACTGTGTCGACTTCGGGGTCGGAAACGACGACGCGACTGTCGATCTTCCCGCTGGCCGGGGCGCTGCTCTTTCCGGGCATGCAATTGCCGCTGCACATTTTCGAGCCCCGTTACCGCGCCCTGGTCAGCGACGCGATGGCGCGCGACCGGCGCATCGGGTTGATCCAGCCGAAGCCGCCGACCGTGCGTGCCGAGGTCGAGCTGCCGCAGCTGTTCGACATGGGGTGCGTCGGCAAGATCGCGCATGTCGAGGCGATGGACGACGGGCGCTACAACATCGTGCTGGAGGGGCTGGCGCGGTTCCGACTGGTCCGCGAGCTCGATGTGACCACGCCGTTCCGTCAGGTAGAGGCGGTGCTCGAAGAGGTGCACGACGACGCTCCGTTGGCAGGCGTGCAGCGCGCCGACCTCGAAGGCGAATCGCGCCGCTTTGCCGAGGCGCAGGGCTATGCGGTCGATTGGGAAGCGGTCGGTCGGCTCGATGATGAGGCGCTGGTCAACGGCATCGCCCAGATCGCCCCGTTCGACGCGGCGGCGAAACAGGCGCTGCTGGAGGCCCCCAATCTGGCGATGCGTGCGGACCTGATCGTGCAGCTGATGCGATTCTTCGGGCGGCATGACGGCGAAGAGCGGGTGACGTTGCAGTAG
- a CDS encoding tetratricopeptide repeat protein, giving the protein MATLGMSAAEREAIETFKRDVIEPSMTSLVILDFWAEWCGPCKALTPLLEKVAADYADRGVLLRKIDVDANKAIAAQFRVQSIPTVYAVFQGQLVADLTPARTEGAIAKMLDQLLKQLPIQGEAQALDAEIAPLIAMGEEVLAAGDVERAAGIFAQIVEMAPHDAEALSGFLRAQVALGQIDEAEAFLADLPPELAKDPAIERAASAVALARDVKPVADLSGLIAEVATVPDDHAKRFELANGLMAAGDRDGAADHLLEIIRADREWNDGAAKAQLLKVFEVVGVMDPWVSAQRRRLSAVLFT; this is encoded by the coding sequence GTGGCGACTTTGGGAATGAGTGCGGCCGAGCGCGAGGCGATCGAGACGTTCAAGCGCGACGTGATCGAGCCGTCGATGACCTCGCTCGTCATCCTCGATTTCTGGGCCGAATGGTGCGGGCCGTGCAAGGCGCTGACCCCGCTGCTCGAGAAGGTGGCCGCCGATTACGCCGACCGCGGGGTGTTGCTCAGAAAAATCGATGTCGACGCGAACAAGGCGATTGCCGCGCAGTTTCGCGTCCAGTCGATCCCGACCGTCTATGCGGTGTTCCAGGGACAGCTCGTCGCCGACCTGACCCCCGCGCGCACCGAAGGCGCGATTGCCAAGATGCTCGACCAGTTGCTGAAGCAACTGCCCATCCAGGGCGAGGCGCAGGCACTCGATGCCGAAATCGCGCCGCTGATCGCGATGGGCGAGGAGGTTCTGGCAGCTGGCGATGTCGAGCGTGCCGCAGGGATTTTCGCGCAGATCGTCGAGATGGCCCCCCATGATGCCGAGGCGCTGTCGGGCTTTTTGCGCGCGCAAGTCGCGCTCGGACAGATCGACGAGGCTGAAGCGTTTCTGGCCGACCTGCCGCCCGAGCTCGCGAAAGACCCCGCCATCGAGCGTGCAGCATCCGCCGTGGCGCTCGCCCGCGACGTGAAGCCGGTGGCCGATCTTTCGGGGCTGATCGCTGAAGTTGCGACAGTGCCCGACGATCACGCCAAGCGCTTCGAGCTTGCCAATGGCCTGATGGCCGCAGGCGACCGCGACGGCGCGGCGGACCATCTGCTTGAGATCATCCGTGCCGACCGCGAGTGGAACGACGGCGCGGCCAAAGCGCAGCTTCTGAAGGTGTTCGAAGTCGTCGGCGTCATGGACCCTTGGGTCTCGGCACAGCGGCGGCGACTGTCGGCGGTGTTGTTCACATGA
- the pgl gene encoding 6-phosphogluconolactonase yields MTIEAEWWDYDDTDELAEAIAGDIGFIIDSALDARGSALIALPGGKTPIAALDLLAAQKRKWKDVTIIPTDDRLVEVTSPLSNVAMLAKKFLPLGARVVPLTSEKASDYRAAGRAADARLADLPFPLDLVWLGMGADGHTASIFAGPDLDEALNGPKERRALGVMPDPMPQEAPVARVTLSKAAILSARSLTMAITGADKRAVLERAIAEGPGSSVPIGRVLGDSDLAVDIHWSA; encoded by the coding sequence ATGACGATCGAAGCCGAATGGTGGGACTATGACGACACCGACGAACTGGCCGAGGCGATTGCGGGCGATATCGGCTTCATCATCGATTCGGCGCTCGACGCGCGCGGCTCGGCGCTGATCGCGCTACCCGGCGGCAAGACGCCGATTGCGGCGCTCGACCTGCTCGCCGCGCAAAAGCGCAAGTGGAAGGATGTGACGATCATCCCGACCGACGACCGGCTGGTCGAGGTGACCTCGCCTTTGTCGAACGTGGCGATGCTGGCGAAGAAATTCCTGCCGCTCGGTGCGCGCGTGGTGCCGCTGACGTCGGAAAAGGCGAGCGATTACAGGGCGGCGGGCCGTGCGGCGGATGCGCGCCTGGCCGACTTGCCGTTCCCGCTCGATCTGGTGTGGCTGGGCATGGGCGCGGACGGGCATACCGCGTCGATCTTTGCCGGACCCGACCTCGACGAGGCCCTGAACGGGCCGAAGGAGAGGCGCGCGCTGGGCGTGATGCCCGATCCGATGCCGCAGGAGGCGCCGGTGGCACGGGTGACTTTGTCGAAAGCGGCGATCCTGTCGGCGCGGTCGCTGACGATGGCGATAACGGGCGCGGACAAGCGGGCAGTTTTGGAGCGCGCGATTGCCGAGGGGCCGGGGAGTTCGGTGCCGATCGGGCGGGTGCTGGGGGATTCGGATTTGGCGGTTGATATTCATTGGAGCGCGTGA
- a CDS encoding uroporphyrinogen-III synthase, whose protein sequence is MRVLIVRPAPGNEATAEAVAAMGLEPVVVPLFEIVPLAWEAPDPAIFDAVVMTSANAARHGGAGLAHFTHLPLFAVGEATGEAARAVGFGDVRIGLGDAADLADLVVQAEQGTVPLGTVPPQAKRGQSPRGQSLVQILHLTGSDHRSIPTEASMTVVTVYESRVLTPSAPLNADIALVHSPRTGSRLAALTSDRASIRIVAISPAAAAACGSGWAAVHIADIPREHAMLATLALVCEAAASSEQVEHHD, encoded by the coding sequence GTGCGCGTCCTGATCGTCCGACCCGCGCCGGGCAATGAGGCAACGGCGGAAGCAGTGGCGGCGATGGGTCTGGAGCCGGTCGTCGTCCCGTTGTTCGAGATTGTGCCGCTGGCATGGGAAGCGCCCGACCCTGCCATTTTCGATGCGGTCGTCATGACCAGCGCCAATGCGGCGCGGCATGGTGGTGCGGGACTGGCGCACTTCACGCATCTGCCGCTGTTTGCGGTCGGCGAGGCGACCGGGGAAGCCGCACGGGCAGTCGGATTCGGCGATGTGCGTATAGGGTTAGGCGACGCAGCGGATTTAGCAGATCTTGTCGTCCAAGCAGAACAAGGGACTGTCCCCTTGGGGACTGTCCCTCCCCAAGCGAAAAGGGGACAGTCCCCAAGGGGACAGTCCCTTGTCCAAATTCTCCACCTCACCGGCAGCGATCACCGTTCGATTCCAACCGAGGCGAGCATGACCGTCGTCACCGTTTACGAATCCCGCGTCTTAACCCCCTCCGCGCCGCTCAACGCCGACATCGCCCTTGTCCACTCCCCGCGCACGGGCAGCCGCCTCGCCGCACTGACATCCGACCGGGCAAGCATCCGGATCGTCGCGATCAGCCCCGCTGCCGCTGCTGCCTGTGGGTCGGGTTGGGCGGCGGTCCACATCGCCGACATCCCCCGTGAACACGCGATGCTGGCAACTCTGGCCCTTGTGTGCGAAGCGGCGGCAAGCAGCGAACAGGTCGAACACCATGACTGA
- the hemC gene encoding hydroxymethylbilane synthase has protein sequence MTASSPKLRLGTRGSPLALAQAHMTRAALVAAHGWTDDDVEIVTITTDGDTIQDRPLAEIGGKALWTKTLDRALIEGRTDASVHSMKDVETIRPEGIALVAMLERADVRDRLIGADSIDALRQGAVIGTASPRRAAQLRRLRPDLKIVSFRGNVATRITRVENGEADATMLAAAGLDRLGHPGVGAAVDIDAMLPAVAQGAVGIECRSDDATTRQYLTAIDHGATHACVAAERALLAALGGSCHSPVGVLARFDGELIHLRAEILTEDGAEHRGGAKEFVVGDTDAPARLAAELLDGASPGLAALFSCAS, from the coding sequence ATGACTGCCAGTTCCCCGAAACTACGATTAGGCACGCGCGGCTCGCCGCTTGCGCTCGCCCAGGCCCATATGACCCGCGCCGCGCTCGTTGCCGCGCATGGCTGGACCGACGACGATGTCGAGATCGTCACGATCACGACCGACGGTGACACCATCCAGGACCGCCCGCTCGCCGAAATCGGCGGCAAGGCGCTGTGGACCAAAACGCTCGACCGCGCGCTGATCGAGGGGCGCACCGATGCCAGCGTCCATTCGATGAAGGATGTCGAGACGATCCGGCCCGAGGGGATCGCGCTGGTGGCGATGCTCGAACGTGCCGATGTCCGCGACCGGCTGATCGGGGCGGACAGTATCGACGCGCTGCGGCAGGGCGCGGTCATCGGCACCGCCAGCCCGCGTCGTGCGGCGCAATTGCGACGACTGCGGCCCGACCTGAAGATCGTCTCGTTCCGCGGCAATGTGGCGACCCGCATCACGCGGGTGGAAAATGGCGAGGCCGATGCGACGATGCTGGCGGCGGCGGGCCTCGACCGGCTGGGGCATCCGGGTGTCGGCGCGGCAGTCGATATCGACGCGATGCTGCCTGCGGTCGCGCAGGGCGCGGTCGGCATCGAGTGCCGGAGCGACGACGCGACCACGCGCCAGTATCTGACGGCGATCGACCACGGTGCGACGCACGCCTGTGTCGCTGCGGAGCGCGCGCTGCTCGCGGCGCTCGGCGGCAGTTGTCATTCGCCGGTCGGGGTGCTGGCGCGCTTTGACGGCGAGCTCATCCATCTGCGGGCAGAAATCCTGACCGAGGACGGGGCAGAGCATCGCGGCGGGGCAAAAGAGTTTGTGGTCGGCGACACCGATGCACCCGCACGGCTGGCAGCCGAACTGCTCGACGGCGCATCGCCCGGGCTGGCTGCGCTTTTTTCGTGCGCGTCCTGA
- the tsaD gene encoding tRNA (adenosine(37)-N6)-threonylcarbamoyltransferase complex transferase subunit TsaD, whose protein sequence is MSCKSPLILGIESSCDETAAAVITGDRQILSHRLAGQEREHAPYGGVVPEIAARAHVEAVMPLVEAALADAKLTLADLDAIAATAGPGLIGGVMVGLVTAKALAHAANKPLIAVNHLEGHALSPRLTDPDLEFPYLLLLVSGGHCQLLSVDGVGRYRRLATTIDDAAGEAFDKTAKLLGLGFPGGPAVERAAAEGEPKAVPLPRPLFGSPEPHFSFAGLKSAVLRARDAGTHRPQDIAASFQAAVVDCLIDRTRRAIERAPEATALVVAGGVAANTAIRAALAALAGDNGLRFVAPPLWLCTDNAAMIGWAGAERFALGLTDGLDVAARPRWPLDPAAETVRGAGVKA, encoded by the coding sequence GTGTCGTGCAAGTCCCCCCTCATTCTCGGTATCGAATCGAGCTGCGACGAGACTGCCGCTGCCGTCATTACCGGCGACCGGCAGATATTGTCGCACCGGCTGGCGGGGCAGGAGCGCGAACACGCCCCCTATGGTGGCGTCGTCCCTGAAATCGCGGCGCGCGCGCACGTCGAGGCGGTGATGCCACTGGTCGAGGCGGCGCTGGCCGATGCGAAGCTGACGCTTGCTGATCTGGACGCGATTGCCGCAACGGCAGGGCCGGGACTGATCGGCGGCGTGATGGTCGGGCTGGTGACCGCCAAGGCGCTCGCCCATGCGGCGAACAAGCCCCTGATCGCGGTCAACCATCTCGAGGGGCATGCGCTGTCCCCACGCCTGACCGACCCCGATCTCGAATTCCCCTACCTGCTGCTGCTGGTCTCAGGCGGGCATTGCCAGTTGCTCAGCGTCGATGGCGTCGGGCGCTACCGTCGGCTGGCAACGACGATCGACGATGCGGCAGGCGAAGCGTTCGACAAGACGGCGAAATTGCTCGGTCTCGGCTTCCCCGGCGGACCCGCCGTCGAGCGCGCGGCGGCGGAGGGCGAACCCAAGGCGGTGCCGCTGCCGCGCCCGCTGTTCGGGTCGCCCGAACCGCATTTCTCGTTCGCAGGTCTCAAAAGCGCTGTTTTGCGCGCGCGCGATGCCGGAACCCACCGCCCGCAGGACATTGCCGCGAGTTTTCAGGCGGCGGTCGTCGATTGCCTGATCGACCGCACCCGCCGCGCCATCGAGCGTGCACCGGAAGCCACCGCGCTCGTCGTCGCGGGCGGCGTTGCCGCAAATACCGCAATCCGCGCGGCGCTTGCCGCACTGGCGGGTGACAATGGGTTGCGCTTCGTGGCACCGCCGCTGTGGCTGTGCACCGACAATGCCGCGATGATCGGCTGGGCCGGGGCGGAACGGTTCGCGCTAGGCCTGACCGACGGCCTCGACGTGGCGGCACGCCCGCGCTGGCCGCTCGACCCGGCAGCCGAAACCGTCCGTGGCGCAGGAGTGAAAGCATGA